From a single Deinococcus budaensis genomic region:
- the trmFO gene encoding methylenetetrahydrofolate--tRNA-(uracil(54)-C(5))-methyltransferase (FADH(2)-oxidizing) TrmFO, whose amino-acid sequence MSASEAAITVVGAGLAGSEAALAAARLGVRVRLFEMRPVKMTPAHRTGNFAELVCSTSLGGEGEMQSKGLLQAELRSVGGAIVGAADQSRVPAGNALAVDRDEFSARVTRAVRGHPLIEVVGGEVEAVPEGIAVIASGPLTSDALAADLARLTGSERLSFYDAAAPVIAFESIDLDKAWRAGRYDQSADYINCPFTKDEYLAFFAALEQARAHTPHDWEKLEFFEGCMPIEEIARRGVDTPRFGPMSPKGLDDPRTGRWPYAVAQLRQEDREGRMWSLVGFQTGLKWGDQKAVVSLIPGLENAEIVRYGVMHRNTYLNAPEVLDATLALRADPAKFVAGVLAGTEGYLESAATGWLAGTNAARLALGLAPLTPPAESMLGGLVRYLASANPQGFQPMNVNWALVPELPAPEPGPSGKVRKLGKREKRPPMFRRGLSAFMAWAQDEAGLPVTPPAVPEHAADEVPVLR is encoded by the coding sequence GCGGCCCGCCTGGGCGTGCGGGTGCGCCTCTTTGAGATGCGCCCCGTGAAGATGACCCCGGCGCACCGGACCGGGAACTTTGCCGAACTCGTCTGCTCGACCAGCCTCGGCGGCGAGGGCGAGATGCAGTCCAAGGGCCTCCTCCAGGCCGAACTGCGCTCGGTCGGGGGGGCCATCGTGGGCGCCGCCGATCAGAGCCGGGTTCCGGCAGGCAACGCCCTGGCCGTGGACCGCGACGAGTTCAGCGCCCGCGTGACCCGCGCCGTGCGGGGGCACCCCCTGATCGAGGTGGTCGGGGGCGAGGTCGAGGCCGTGCCTGAGGGCATCGCCGTGATCGCCTCCGGGCCGCTGACCTCGGACGCGCTCGCCGCCGACCTCGCCCGGCTCACCGGCAGCGAGAGATTGAGCTTCTACGACGCCGCCGCGCCCGTGATCGCCTTCGAGAGCATCGACCTGGACAAGGCCTGGCGGGCCGGGCGCTACGACCAGAGTGCGGACTACATCAACTGCCCCTTTACCAAAGACGAGTACCTGGCCTTTTTCGCGGCGCTGGAGCAGGCCCGGGCGCACACGCCGCACGACTGGGAGAAGCTCGAATTTTTCGAGGGCTGCATGCCCATCGAGGAGATCGCGCGCCGGGGCGTGGACACGCCGCGCTTCGGCCCGATGTCGCCCAAGGGCCTGGACGACCCGCGCACCGGGCGCTGGCCCTACGCGGTCGCCCAGCTGCGCCAGGAGGACCGGGAAGGCCGGATGTGGTCGCTGGTCGGCTTTCAGACCGGCCTGAAGTGGGGCGACCAGAAGGCGGTCGTCTCCCTGATTCCGGGGCTGGAAAACGCCGAGATCGTCCGCTACGGGGTGATGCACCGCAACACCTACCTCAACGCGCCCGAGGTGCTCGACGCCACCCTGGCCCTGCGCGCCGACCCTGCGAAGTTCGTCGCGGGCGTGCTGGCCGGGACCGAGGGCTACCTCGAATCGGCGGCGACCGGCTGGCTGGCAGGCACCAACGCCGCGCGGCTGGCCCTGGGTCTGGCGCCCCTGACCCCGCCCGCCGAGTCGATGCTGGGCGGCCTGGTGCGCTACCTCGCTTCCGCCAACCCGCAGGGCTTCCAACCTATGAACGTGAACTGGGCGCTGGTCCCCGAGCTGCCCGCGCCGGAGCCGGGGCCAAGCGGCAAGGTTCGCAAGCTGGGCAAGCGCGAGAAACGGCCGCCGATGTTCCGCCGGGGCCTGAGCGCGTTTATGGCCTGGGCGCAGGACGAGGCGGGCCTGCCGGTGACGCCGCCGGCCGTACCCGAGCACGCGGCGGACGAGGTGCCCGTCTTGCGCTGA
- the murD gene encoding UDP-N-acetylmuramoyl-L-alanine--D-glutamate ligase, producing the protein MTEPSGGAGSGGRGVLIYGLGRSGRGVARFLAREGVAAEWHDAQPGAEDGALMAELGFARGGVDGTYRTVVAAPGVPIDHPDLRALAARGAEIVGEVVLAARARPGLPLVGVTGTAGKGGTTVLIAELLRACGVRALEGGNIDPPLLDVVDRAEVAVAELSSFQLERVPGLRLPVAVITNLGVDHLDRHRTVEAYHAAKLNITAGQTAEDVLVVPAGLTVPTRAQVRPFQPDRVALADGQEVLPAAELPEGIHPANAAAAVLAVEALLSRLGRPLDPGALAGALRAARPVAGRFETVARVGGVRFVDDSIATRTLAVEAALTRSVAPVAWLVGGRDKGADLAPLREAARGRVTRVIAFGEDGEALARGLELPYATVTGADPDAVMHAAACAGLEALGGPGGAGTVLLAPIGTSFDLFRDYRARGESFARAARALAAPPLAGQPAPEVKV; encoded by the coding sequence GTGACAGAGCCGAGTGGGGGAGCGGGGAGCGGGGGGCGCGGGGTGCTGATCTACGGGCTGGGGCGCAGCGGGCGCGGGGTGGCCCGGTTCCTGGCCCGCGAGGGGGTGGCCGCCGAGTGGCACGACGCCCAGCCGGGGGCCGAGGACGGGGCGTTGATGGCGGAGCTGGGCTTTGCGCGCGGCGGTGTGGACGGGACCTACCGCACGGTCGTCGCGGCGCCGGGCGTGCCCATCGACCATCCCGACCTGCGGGCGCTGGCGGCGCGCGGCGCCGAGATCGTCGGTGAGGTGGTCCTGGCGGCCCGCGCGCGCCCCGGGCTGCCGCTGGTCGGGGTGACGGGGACGGCAGGCAAGGGCGGCACCACCGTCCTCATTGCCGAGTTGCTGCGGGCCTGCGGGGTCCGGGCGCTGGAGGGCGGCAACATCGACCCGCCGCTGCTCGATGTGGTGGACCGGGCCGAGGTGGCGGTGGCCGAGCTGTCGAGCTTCCAGCTGGAGCGGGTGCCGGGCCTGCGCCTGCCGGTGGCGGTGATCACCAACCTGGGCGTGGACCACCTCGACCGTCACCGCACGGTGGAGGCCTATCACGCCGCCAAGCTGAACATCACGGCGGGCCAGACGGCGGAAGACGTGCTGGTGGTCCCGGCGGGGCTGACGGTGCCCACCCGGGCGCAGGTGCGGCCCTTCCAGCCTGACCGCGTCGCCCTGGCGGACGGCCAGGAGGTGCTGCCCGCCGCCGAGCTGCCCGAAGGAATTCACCCCGCCAACGCTGCCGCCGCCGTGCTCGCCGTGGAGGCGCTGCTCTCGCGGCTGGGGCGCCCGCTGGACCCGGGCGCGCTCGCCGGGGCGCTCAGGGCCGCCCGCCCGGTCGCCGGACGCTTCGAGACGGTCGCGCGGGTGGGGGGCGTGCGCTTCGTGGACGACTCCATCGCCACCCGGACCCTGGCGGTCGAGGCGGCGCTGACCCGCTCGGTGGCCCCGGTCGCCTGGCTGGTCGGCGGGCGCGACAAGGGGGCCGACCTCGCCCCCTTGCGTGAGGCCGCGCGGGGCCGGGTGACCCGCGTGATCGCTTTCGGGGAGGACGGCGAGGCGCTCGCGCGGGGCCTGGAGCTGCCGTATGCGACGGTAACGGGCGCCGACCCCGACGCGGTGATGCACGCTGCCGCCTGCGCCGGGCTGGAGGCGCTGGGCGGCCCCGGCGGCGCGGGCACGGTGCTGCTGGCCCCCATCGGCACGAGCTTCGACCTGTTCCGCGACTACCGGGCGCGCGGCGAGAGCTTTGCCCGCGCGGCCCGCGCGCTGGCGGCGCCGCCCCTCGCCGGGCAGCCCGCTCCGGAGGTGAAGGTATGA
- a CDS encoding FtsW/RodA/SpoVE family cell cycle protein → MSLQLVIAQVLLLTLGLIGVATAAPEKILDHGSKALLALLVTFLVARLRPKAFLKIAPYFWGLTLALLVLTLFIGQGAAGSEGVKRWLEFGPLRFQPSELAKLGLVLQLASFFSRRGVQHKLISATGMIVVTTGLILLEPDLGTSVLTFGLGLILMYAAGVRITNISGFLLALGLIAIPFVGRYLETHSYILERFFGHVNRGETLEVGLDQIGMAHRDLNFGGLWGQGPDGPRYQYFAAHTDMIVASVGFSTGLLGVAMLLFAYWLIVSTALQVSQLATRVRPMTAEIHGATILATGAMFMVVGQAFVNLAVAAGLFPVTGVPLPLVSYGFSSMLTMSLALGVIHSAMREVRSQLPAGEAAPDLMPVSGRVATD, encoded by the coding sequence ATGAGCCTGCAACTCGTCATCGCGCAGGTGCTGCTGCTCACGCTGGGGCTGATCGGGGTCGCCACCGCCGCGCCGGAAAAGATCCTGGACCACGGCAGCAAGGCGCTGCTGGCGCTGCTGGTGACCTTTCTGGTGGCCCGGCTGCGGCCCAAAGCCTTTTTGAAAATTGCGCCGTACTTCTGGGGCCTCACGCTGGCGCTGCTGGTGCTGACCCTCTTTATCGGGCAGGGGGCGGCGGGCAGCGAGGGGGTCAAGCGCTGGCTGGAATTCGGCCCGCTGCGCTTTCAGCCGTCCGAACTCGCCAAGCTGGGGCTGGTGCTGCAACTGGCGTCCTTTTTCTCGCGCCGGGGCGTGCAGCATAAATTGATCAGCGCCACCGGGATGATCGTGGTCACGACCGGGCTGATCCTGCTCGAACCCGACCTGGGCACCTCGGTGCTGACCTTCGGGCTGGGCCTGATCCTGATGTACGCCGCAGGGGTCCGCATCACCAACATCAGCGGCTTTCTGCTCGCGCTGGGATTGATCGCCATTCCCTTCGTGGGCCGCTACCTGGAGACCCACAGCTACATTCTCGAACGCTTTTTCGGGCACGTGAACCGGGGCGAGACCCTGGAGGTGGGCCTCGACCAGATCGGCATGGCGCACCGCGACCTGAATTTCGGCGGGCTGTGGGGCCAGGGTCCCGACGGCCCGCGCTACCAGTACTTCGCGGCGCACACCGACATGATCGTGGCGTCGGTGGGCTTCTCGACCGGGCTGCTGGGCGTCGCCATGCTGCTGTTTGCCTACTGGCTGATCGTGTCCACCGCCCTTCAGGTCTCGCAGCTCGCCACCCGCGTGCGGCCCATGACCGCCGAGATTCACGGCGCGACCATCCTGGCGACCGGCGCGATGTTCATGGTCGTCGGGCAGGCCTTTGTCAACCTCGCCGTGGCGGCGGGCCTCTTTCCGGTGACCGGCGTGCCGCTGCCCCTGGTGAGCTACGGCTTTTCCTCCATGCTCACCATGAGTCTGGCCCTGGGCGTCATCCACAGCGCCATGCGCGAGGTGCGCTCCCAGCTTCCCGCCGGGGAGGCGGCGCCCGACCTGATGCCGGTTTCCGGCCGGGTGGCGACCGACTGA
- a CDS encoding antibiotic biosynthesis monooxygenase, which translates to MTDLSPAPAPPTPPDGTTLVVTELVRRSRVPQYEAWARELHATLARQPGFVGVHVLRGESAGGPEYVTLLRFASPEALARWRASPEYASALARLPEFTAAEVDYREAAGLEAWFDRPTRAAPAPPFWKNVVVGVVGVYPLILVFSLLFGPFTREWPWYLAILSTVIPATIFLNWPVLPLLSRWWRRWLYPER; encoded by the coding sequence ATGACGGACCTCTCCCCCGCTCCTGCCCCCCCCACGCCCCCGGACGGCACCACGCTGGTGGTCACCGAACTCGTGCGGCGCTCAAGGGTCCCGCAGTACGAGGCCTGGGCGCGCGAGCTGCACGCCACGCTGGCGCGGCAGCCGGGTTTCGTGGGGGTGCACGTGCTGCGCGGCGAGAGCGCGGGCGGGCCGGAATACGTGACGCTGCTGCGTTTCGCGTCGCCGGAAGCCCTGGCCCGCTGGCGCGCCTCGCCCGAGTACGCCTCGGCGCTGGCCCGGCTGCCCGAGTTCACGGCGGCCGAGGTGGATTACCGGGAGGCGGCGGGCCTCGAAGCGTGGTTCGACCGCCCCACCCGCGCGGCCCCCGCGCCGCCCTTCTGGAAAAACGTGGTGGTCGGGGTGGTCGGCGTCTATCCGCTGATTCTGGTGTTCAGCCTGCTGTTCGGGCCGTTCACGCGGGAGTGGCCCTGGTATCTGGCGATCCTGTCCACGGTCATTCCCGCCACCATCTTTCTGAACTGGCCGGTGTTGCCGCTGCTCTCGCGCTGGTGGCGGCGCTGGCTGTACCCGGAGAGGTAA
- the ychF gene encoding redox-regulated ATPase YchF — protein sequence MGLGIGIVGLPNVGKSTLFNAITRAGALAANYPFATIEPNVGRVTVPDERLTALARVFTKGERVPPIIPTFVEFVDIAGLVKGASQGEGLGNQFLANIREVDAIAHVVRCFEDPNVVHVAGQVDPLDDIETINTELILADLAGLEKRLTNLQKKAKGGDKDAREQAELAEQLLAVLGEGKPARAGSYAAPIPKDFGLITTKPVIYVANVGEDDLQEDNEFVRRVREYAAQEGAQVVKISAQIEGELAEMPEDEAREFLADLGVQESGLDQLVKVGYETLGLITFITSGEKEVRAWTIRRGEKAPEAAGEIHSDLERGFIRAEVIEWQKMVEAGGWAAAKAKGWVRTEGKEYVMADGDIMNVLHSS from the coding sequence ATGGGCCTGGGAATTGGAATCGTTGGCTTGCCCAACGTCGGAAAAAGCACGCTGTTCAACGCCATCACGCGCGCGGGGGCGCTCGCCGCGAACTATCCTTTCGCCACCATCGAACCCAACGTGGGGCGGGTCACGGTGCCCGACGAGCGCCTCACGGCCCTGGCCAGGGTCTTTACCAAGGGCGAGCGGGTGCCGCCGATCATCCCCACCTTCGTCGAGTTCGTGGACATCGCCGGGCTGGTCAAGGGCGCCTCGCAGGGTGAGGGCCTGGGCAACCAGTTTCTCGCCAACATCCGCGAGGTGGACGCCATCGCCCACGTCGTGCGGTGCTTCGAGGACCCCAACGTGGTTCACGTGGCCGGGCAGGTGGACCCCCTGGACGACATCGAGACGATCAACACCGAGCTGATCCTGGCCGACCTCGCCGGGCTGGAAAAGCGTCTCACCAACCTCCAGAAAAAGGCCAAGGGCGGCGACAAGGACGCCCGCGAGCAGGCCGAACTGGCCGAGCAGCTGCTGGCCGTGCTGGGCGAGGGCAAACCCGCCCGCGCCGGAAGCTACGCGGCCCCTATCCCCAAGGATTTCGGCCTGATCACCACCAAGCCCGTGATCTACGTGGCGAACGTGGGCGAGGACGACTTGCAAGAGGACAACGAGTTCGTGCGCCGGGTGCGCGAGTACGCCGCGCAGGAGGGCGCGCAGGTCGTCAAGATCAGCGCCCAGATCGAGGGCGAACTTGCCGAGATGCCCGAAGACGAGGCGCGCGAATTTCTCGCGGACCTCGGCGTGCAGGAAAGCGGCCTCGACCAGCTGGTCAAGGTCGGGTACGAGACGCTGGGGCTGATCACCTTCATCACCTCGGGCGAGAAGGAGGTCCGTGCCTGGACCATCCGCCGGGGCGAGAAGGCGCCCGAGGCCGCCGGGGAGATCCACTCGGACCTCGAACGGGGCTTTATCCGCGCCGAAGTGATCGAGTGGCAGAAGATGGTCGAGGCCGGAGGCTGGGCCGCCGCCAAGGCCAAGGGCTGGGTCCGCACCGAGGGCAAGGAGTACGTCATGGCGGACGGCGACATCATGAACGTGCTGCACAGCAGCTGA
- a CDS encoding tetratricopeptide repeat protein: MRTPELAAHLQSLLAAGAWEAARLHLQAGAQAVRSRSDGTLLGRVAWEVPTRLWTEPGWARALAWAAYRAADLPLLRAVLASQPEGLEAFRAFLACTEGRPAEALPWAQAGMQGPDPAVAARYRAQALLRSGAPGWHEAYAAALQAARGRDRALVQLDYAVALTSVSDDVAARPEFAAAAAELGGDLWGAAFAWSSLGIVCLRLGDLAGAERALARAQVAARKETTGQHLVAVQLGLGGVYRGHGEYPRARHAFQEAARLAVRAEDRVVALTGEARTLALWGRVDEALAVMYDAAGQAGALEPGGPPHRLFVEVAALRALLGDPVGAREALARAGALRQDDHLLAEVVRAELLRREGQEARARAALEALAPRPLWAQEHARLFPALLGLIGVQAPQLPAWEAVVSTDGPVSVTMHGQPLPLRPSRPEAALLALLVSQGGHLGRERLQDALDLPGQSENARRKELSRAVASLRAVLGWPQAVQATGNTVSLSPDLRWTHRPPPPERADLFCEGRFDPWVHDWRLERTALTGSL, translated from the coding sequence GTGAGAACGCCGGAGCTGGCCGCGCACCTTCAGAGCCTGCTGGCTGCGGGGGCGTGGGAAGCCGCGCGGCTGCACCTGCAAGCCGGGGCGCAGGCGGTCCGGTCGCGTTCGGACGGGACGTTGCTGGGCCGGGTGGCGTGGGAGGTGCCGACCCGGTTGTGGACCGAACCTGGCTGGGCGCGGGCGCTGGCCTGGGCGGCCTACCGCGCGGCGGACCTGCCGCTGCTCAGGGCGGTGCTGGCAAGTCAACCGGAGGGCCTGGAAGCGTTCCGGGCCTTTCTCGCCTGCACCGAGGGCCGCCCGGCCGAGGCGCTGCCGTGGGCGCAGGCGGGGATGCAGGGGCCAGACCCGGCGGTCGCGGCGCGGTACCGGGCGCAGGCCCTGCTGCGCAGCGGGGCGCCCGGCTGGCACGAGGCCTACGCCGCCGCGCTTCAGGCGGCCCGGGGGCGCGACCGGGCGCTGGTTCAGCTCGACTACGCGGTGGCCCTGACCTCGGTGAGTGACGACGTGGCGGCCCGGCCGGAATTCGCAGCGGCGGCGGCCGAACTGGGGGGCGACCTGTGGGGGGCGGCCTTTGCGTGGTCGAGTCTGGGCATCGTGTGCCTGCGGCTGGGCGACCTGGCCGGGGCAGAGCGGGCGCTCGCGCGGGCGCAGGTGGCCGCCCGCAAGGAGACGACCGGGCAGCATCTCGTCGCCGTGCAGCTGGGCCTGGGCGGGGTCTACCGGGGCCACGGCGAGTATCCGCGTGCTCGCCACGCCTTTCAGGAGGCCGCGCGCCTCGCGGTCCGCGCCGAGGACCGGGTGGTCGCCCTCACCGGGGAGGCGCGGACCCTGGCGCTGTGGGGCCGGGTGGACGAGGCCCTGGCCGTGATGTACGACGCGGCGGGGCAGGCGGGGGCGCTGGAGCCGGGCGGTCCTCCCCACCGCCTCTTCGTGGAGGTGGCCGCGCTGCGCGCCCTGCTGGGCGACCCGGTGGGCGCGCGGGAGGCGCTGGCCCGGGCCGGAGCGCTGCGGCAAGACGACCATCTGCTGGCCGAGGTGGTGCGCGCCGAGCTGCTGCGCCGCGAGGGGCAGGAGGCCAGGGCACGCGCCGCGCTGGAAGCCCTGGCCCCCAGGCCCCTCTGGGCGCAGGAACACGCGCGGCTCTTTCCGGCGCTGCTGGGCTTGATCGGTGTGCAGGCGCCGCAGTTGCCCGCCTGGGAGGCCGTGGTCAGCACCGACGGCCCGGTCAGCGTCACCATGCACGGCCAGCCCTTGCCCCTGCGCCCGTCGAGGCCCGAGGCCGCCCTGCTGGCCCTGCTGGTCAGCCAGGGCGGCCACCTGGGCCGCGAGCGCCTGCAAGACGCCCTGGACCTACCCGGCCAGAGCGAGAACGCCCGGCGCAAGGAACTCAGCCGCGCCGTCGCCTCGCTGCGCGCGGTGCTGGGCTGGCCGCAGGCCGTGCAGGCGACCGGCAATACGGTCAGCCTCTCGCCCGACCTGCGCTGGACCCACCGCCCGCCGCCCCCGGAGCGGGCCGACCTCTTTTGCGAGGGCCGTTTCGACCCCTGGGTCCACGACTGGCGCCTTGAGCGAACAGCACTCACCGGATCTCTCTAG
- a CDS encoding helix-turn-helix transcriptional regulator, producing the protein MASTELHQVERLFRVAGLLREGHLTVRDLAGRLFPQASVGGEGWPGIERALQRDLLMLERLEPQDFRRLPGRPPRYTLDTHRTTLHPVSLLALHAAARLLYHRAPGNRLHHQEALRQLTGWLPGRVQEVARRGMEDIGKRRSRESLNLEHVGSAWAGGHPLRFEYRKPGGSGRLRTNIVETYLIEAHPVNLDLYVIGLETTYHRAVRTFKLSRMQNLHVLRGENYTVPASFVPGDFLNLAWGVVGAQGNATMTVHLRFRHDAAYRILEGGYAHLSEPYLNPDGTIDTTVQAPVDATGLPRELLPWILGWGPRVQVLGPPELREHWRSELRAAAEGAETEPVQFPAGGAA; encoded by the coding sequence ATGGCATCCACGGAGCTTCATCAGGTCGAGCGTCTTTTCCGGGTCGCGGGGCTGCTGCGCGAGGGGCACCTCACGGTCCGCGATCTGGCCGGGCGGCTGTTTCCGCAGGCCAGCGTCGGCGGCGAGGGCTGGCCCGGCATCGAGCGCGCCTTGCAGCGCGACCTGCTGATGCTGGAGCGGCTGGAACCGCAGGATTTCCGTCGCCTGCCGGGCAGGCCGCCGCGCTACACGCTGGACACCCACCGCACCACGCTGCATCCGGTGAGCCTGCTCGCGCTGCACGCGGCGGCCCGGCTGCTGTACCACCGCGCCCCCGGCAACCGGCTGCATCACCAGGAGGCCCTGCGCCAGCTTACCGGCTGGCTGCCCGGGCGCGTGCAGGAGGTCGCCCGGCGCGGCATGGAGGACATCGGCAAGCGCCGCAGCCGCGAGAGCCTCAACCTCGAACACGTGGGCAGCGCGTGGGCGGGCGGGCACCCCCTGCGCTTCGAGTACCGCAAGCCGGGCGGCAGCGGCAGGCTGCGGACCAACATCGTGGAGACGTACCTGATCGAGGCGCACCCGGTCAACCTCGACCTGTACGTGATCGGTCTGGAAACCACGTACCACCGGGCAGTGCGGACCTTCAAGCTCTCGCGGATGCAGAACCTGCATGTCCTGCGGGGCGAGAATTACACGGTTCCCGCCTCCTTTGTCCCGGGCGACTTCTTGAACCTGGCCTGGGGCGTGGTGGGCGCCCAGGGCAACGCCACCATGACCGTCCACCTGCGCTTTCGCCACGACGCGGCCTACCGCATCCTGGAGGGCGGCTACGCGCACCTCAGCGAGCCGTACCTCAACCCCGACGGCACCATCGACACGACCGTCCAGGCCCCGGTGGACGCGACTGGCCTGCCGCGTGAACTGCTGCCCTGGATTCTGGGCTGGGGACCGCGCGTGCAGGTGCTGGGTCCCCCCGAGTTGCGCGAGCACTGGCGAAGCGAACTGCGCGCCGCTGCCGAGGGCGCCGAGACCGAGCCGGTCCAGTTCCCAGCGGGGGGAGCGGCGTGA
- a CDS encoding CRISPR-associated endonuclease Cas3'' has translation MTSPVPVYMGHSPSAQNPEWQTLKAHVDGVTARLTHHVRYLNVPGVTVYARLTGLLHDLGKYRLDFQHHRLGWNPEAGRPQEYAEKAVPHSDAGAKFMQGLLEMDRETASELPFVIANHHGRLRDVDALSARLGESDPAEVDALVDLAVQDCPELGELLQAELPDLPLEGTERAFLIRLLLGALVDADRLDTEEHGSPDKAALRKAHEAEQDEMGTLLARLEAQQARFAAQDARDPQPINALRREMYTQALEAASLPPGFFRLTLPTGGGKTLTSLAFGLGHAQTHGLRRVIYAVPFTTIIDQTARVFRSVLEREGEFKVLEHHSNLEVRERPEGQEKQTSAPDLATENWDAPVVVTTTVRLFQETLFGTRTAQLRRLHNVSGSVIVLDEAQSLPAHLLTPTLDALSFLVRYAGCSVVLCTATQPALDERLGFPALRGVRDLVPGAARYFDALRRVEYEFRIAEPTPWPALADELGTHAQVLCIVNTRQHAHDLYALLGDDPAAHPDEHFHLSTNMPPAHRGRELATIRERLSAGLPCRVVSTQLIEAGIDVDFPRVYRAFGPLEAIVQAAGRCNREGKLDSGQVVVFLPEDHKLPRGDYQVRERLALTVVEEGENLHDPNIFTSYFHQVYRHVKSAPEIEIQEPGRTVRIPFQTAHERLDFERVAQAYRMIADDTVPVVVRGYESEKVNRLLATIRDSRSKGERLEAWRRLQQYTVNIYAHQAKALSSFLTPVPELVERARRLEVEPPVIYQWPTTALYHDKLGLVAGFSDDAFTSF, from the coding sequence GTGACCTCCCCGGTGCCCGTCTATATGGGCCATAGCCCCAGCGCCCAGAACCCGGAGTGGCAGACGCTCAAAGCCCATGTGGACGGCGTGACCGCGCGCCTGACCCACCACGTCCGGTACCTGAACGTGCCCGGCGTGACGGTCTATGCCCGGCTCACGGGTCTGCTGCACGACCTGGGCAAGTACCGCCTGGACTTCCAGCATCACCGCCTGGGGTGGAATCCCGAGGCGGGCAGGCCGCAGGAGTACGCCGAAAAGGCCGTGCCTCACAGCGACGCGGGGGCGAAGTTCATGCAGGGCCTGCTGGAGATGGACCGGGAGACGGCGAGCGAGTTGCCCTTCGTGATCGCCAACCACCACGGACGCCTGCGGGACGTGGACGCGCTGTCTGCCCGTCTGGGCGAAAGTGACCCCGCCGAGGTGGACGCCCTGGTCGACCTCGCCGTGCAGGACTGCCCCGAGCTGGGCGAGCTGTTGCAGGCCGAGCTGCCCGACCTCCCCCTGGAAGGCACCGAACGCGCTTTCCTCATCCGGCTCCTGCTGGGGGCGCTGGTGGACGCCGACCGCCTGGACACCGAGGAACACGGCAGCCCCGATAAGGCAGCTCTCCGCAAAGCCCACGAGGCCGAGCAGGACGAGATGGGAACGCTGCTCGCCCGCCTGGAAGCCCAGCAGGCCCGCTTCGCCGCCCAGGACGCGCGGGACCCGCAGCCGATCAACGCCCTGCGCCGGGAGATGTATACCCAGGCACTGGAAGCGGCGAGCCTGCCCCCCGGCTTTTTCCGGCTCACGCTGCCGACCGGGGGCGGCAAGACGCTGACCTCGCTGGCCTTCGGGCTGGGGCACGCGCAGACGCATGGCCTGCGGCGCGTGATCTACGCCGTGCCCTTCACCACCATCATCGACCAGACGGCGCGCGTCTTCCGGAGCGTGCTGGAGCGGGAAGGCGAGTTTAAGGTGCTGGAGCACCACAGCAACCTGGAAGTCAGGGAGCGGCCCGAGGGGCAGGAAAAGCAGACCAGCGCCCCCGACCTCGCCACCGAGAACTGGGACGCGCCCGTGGTCGTCACGACCACCGTGCGTCTCTTTCAGGAGACGCTGTTCGGCACCCGCACCGCGCAGTTGCGGCGGCTGCACAACGTCTCGGGCAGCGTGATCGTGCTGGACGAGGCCCAGAGTCTCCCCGCCCACCTGCTGACCCCCACGCTGGACGCCCTGAGCTTCCTGGTGCGGTACGCCGGATGCAGCGTCGTCCTGTGTACCGCCACCCAGCCCGCGCTGGACGAACGGCTGGGCTTTCCGGCCCTGCGGGGCGTGCGTGACCTCGTGCCGGGCGCGGCCCGCTATTTCGACGCCCTGCGCCGGGTGGAGTACGAGTTCCGTATCGCCGAGCCGACCCCCTGGCCCGCGCTGGCCGACGAACTGGGCACCCACGCTCAGGTCCTGTGCATCGTGAATACCCGTCAGCACGCCCACGACCTGTATGCCCTGCTGGGAGACGACCCCGCGGCCCATCCCGACGAACACTTTCACCTCTCGACCAACATGCCGCCCGCGCACCGGGGGCGCGAGCTGGCCACCATCCGCGAGCGCCTGAGCGCGGGGCTGCCCTGCCGGGTGGTGAGCACCCAACTGATCGAGGCGGGCATCGACGTGGATTTCCCGCGCGTCTACCGGGCGTTCGGGCCGCTGGAAGCCATCGTGCAGGCGGCGGGCCGCTGTAACCGCGAGGGAAAGCTGGACAGCGGGCAGGTCGTCGTCTTTCTCCCCGAGGACCACAAGTTGCCCCGGGGCGACTATCAGGTGAGGGAGAGGCTGGCCCTCACAGTCGTTGAGGAAGGCGAGAACCTTCACGACCCGAACATCTTTACCTCTTACTTTCACCAGGTTTACAGGCACGTGAAAAGTGCTCCCGAGATCGAGATTCAGGAACCGGGCCGCACCGTCCGAATCCCCTTTCAAACCGCCCACGAACGCCTGGATTTCGAGCGGGTTGCGCAGGCTTACCGCATGATCGCGGACGACACCGTGCCGGTGGTGGTGCGTGGATATGAGTCAGAAAAAGTAAATAGGCTGCTTGCCACCATCAGGGACAGCCGCAGCAAGGGGGAACGTCTTGAAGCCTGGAGGCGGCTTCAGCAGTACACCGTCAACATCTATGCCCATCAGGCCAAAGCCCTGTCGTCGTTTCTGACTCCTGTTCCTGAGCTGGTTGAGCGTGCCCGGCGGCTGGAGGTGGAGCCGCCCGTCATCTACCAGTGGCCGACCACCGCCCTGTACCACGACAAGCTCGGCCTCGTCGCCGGGTTCAGCGACGACGCTTTCACGTCCTTCTGA